From Desulfomonilaceae bacterium, a single genomic window includes:
- the nifU gene encoding Fe-S cluster assembly protein NifU: protein MWEYTEKVKEHFFKPRNVGALTDANAVGEVGSLACGDALKLFLKIDPETDKIVDASFQTFGCGSAIASSSALTEMIKGKTVEEALKITNQDIADYLGGLPKEKMHCSVMGRDAFQAAVACYRGDKAPREQMEGELVCECFGVTDDQIRRAVKENNLSTIQEVTDYTKAGGGCGLCHEKIERIIAEVKGANKTSQPLSAKLRKTMTNIQKIAKIQEVLEKEIRPSLNQDGGDVELIDLEGDVVKIALRGLCSSCPSSSLTKAGIESKLRELVYPDLVVEEAPQ, encoded by the coding sequence ATGTGGGAATATACAGAAAAAGTTAAGGAACATTTCTTCAAACCAAGAAACGTAGGAGCCCTGACTGACGCCAATGCGGTAGGAGAAGTCGGTTCGCTGGCTTGCGGTGACGCCCTCAAACTTTTCCTCAAAATTGATCCTGAAACTGACAAAATTGTTGACGCAAGTTTTCAGACATTCGGTTGTGGAAGCGCAATAGCGTCGAGTAGCGCATTAACCGAAATGATTAAGGGCAAAACGGTTGAAGAAGCCCTCAAAATAACAAATCAAGATATTGCGGATTACCTTGGAGGTCTTCCAAAAGAGAAGATGCACTGTTCCGTGATGGGCCGGGACGCATTCCAGGCGGCAGTAGCATGTTACCGTGGCGATAAAGCCCCTCGCGAACAGATGGAAGGGGAATTGGTCTGTGAGTGTTTCGGGGTTACGGACGACCAGATACGGCGAGCTGTGAAAGAAAACAATCTTTCTACCATCCAGGAGGTAACGGATTATACCAAAGCCGGAGGAGGGTGTGGATTGTGCCATGAAAAAATAGAAAGAATCATCGCAGAAGTTAAAGGCGCAAACAAAACCTCTCAGCCTTTGAGCGCCAAGCTCCGAAAAACAATGACCAATATTCAGAAAATAGCCAAAATTCAGGAAGTCCTTGAAAAAGAAATTAGACCAAGCTTGAATCAGGATGGTGGAGACGTTGAACTCATAGACCTGGAAGGTGATGTCGTTAAGATCGCTTTACGAGGTCTTTGTTCTTCCTGTCCGAGTTCGTCCCTCACGAAGGCAGGCATTGAAAGTAAACTTCGGGAGTTGGTCTATCCTGATCTGGTCGTGGAAGAGGCGCCCCAATGA
- a CDS encoding glycosyltransferase, giving the protein MSRCGILVLTTTYPSHQGDWQGAFIHSLILAIRRKGFEVTVLAPSNGERYGNHTLDGVQVMRFGYFWPRSLERLTIGAGGIPENISKSFLAKFQIIPMTLLFIVRALILSKKADIIYSNWIGAGFVGAVAGTITGKPMVVSFRGDDGYLARDRTLWRLATKWVIKKSAYVTAVSSELINIMKDLGADAQRLSTPRFGVDSEIFYPNCEVRQNRGKLKIIFVGSLIPKKGLQDLIEAMTSPQFANTELIIVGDGYYGPELKKLANRKLNGRCVEWMGIVPPVKVGEVLRESDILVLPSYTEGSPNVIKEAMATALPVIGARVGGVPELVDHGRTGFLYEPGAIEELRDYLGKLVEDKDMRLQMGISSRRKLNEAGLDWDSTAEDFEKIFLSTLKKVHEKKRLHG; this is encoded by the coding sequence TTGTCTAGATGCGGAATACTTGTTCTAACGACCACGTACCCTTCTCATCAAGGCGACTGGCAAGGGGCCTTTATACATAGTCTCATTCTGGCCATTCGGAGAAAGGGGTTCGAAGTCACAGTCCTGGCGCCGTCAAACGGAGAACGTTACGGAAACCACACGCTGGATGGTGTGCAAGTCATGCGGTTTGGGTATTTCTGGCCCCGTTCATTGGAACGTCTCACGATAGGAGCCGGGGGGATTCCTGAGAATATTTCCAAGAGTTTTCTGGCAAAGTTCCAGATTATACCGATGACGCTTCTGTTCATTGTCCGGGCCTTGATATTGTCAAAAAAGGCGGACATCATCTATTCAAACTGGATAGGCGCCGGATTTGTGGGCGCCGTTGCGGGTACGATCACAGGAAAACCGATGGTTGTTTCTTTCCGGGGAGATGACGGTTACCTGGCGCGTGACAGAACACTTTGGAGATTAGCGACCAAATGGGTAATCAAAAAGTCGGCCTATGTCACCGCAGTAAGCTCTGAACTTATTAATATCATGAAAGATTTGGGAGCGGATGCACAAAGGTTGAGCACCCCTCGTTTTGGAGTTGACAGCGAAATATTTTATCCGAATTGCGAAGTCAGGCAGAATCGGGGCAAATTGAAAATAATTTTTGTCGGAAGTCTGATTCCCAAGAAAGGTCTGCAAGATTTGATAGAAGCTATGACCTCGCCGCAATTCGCAAACACGGAGCTTATCATTGTTGGGGATGGCTACTATGGTCCGGAGCTGAAAAAGTTGGCGAACCGGAAACTAAATGGTCGCTGTGTTGAATGGATGGGCATAGTTCCTCCGGTTAAAGTGGGTGAGGTCCTTCGTGAGTCTGATATTCTTGTATTGCCAAGCTATACGGAAGGAAGTCCTAACGTTATAAAGGAGGCCATGGCTACTGCATTGCCAGTGATAGGAGCGAGAGTGGGGGGAGTGCCTGAACTTGTGGATCACGGGCGGACCGGATTCCTGTACGAGCCCGGCGCCATAGAAGAACTGCGGGACTATCTTGGGAAACTTGTGGAAGATAAAGACATGCGCCTGCAAATGGGGATCAGCTCAAGACGAAAATTAAATGAAGCAGGGTTGGATTGGGACTCGACAGCAGAGGATTTTGAGAAGATATTTCTATCTACATTGAAAAAGGTTCATGAAAAAAAGCGTTTACATGGATAA
- a CDS encoding NAD-dependent epimerase/dehydratase family protein → MPSSILKKFLVTGGAGFIGSHLVEGLLEKGHNVKVLDNFATGKKENLNQLGNGRYVPGRDFEVIEGDIRDFQTVLSATTGVDGVFHQAALGSVPRSVADPLTTQNVNANGTLNVFWASHKNHVSRVVFASSSSVYGSSEALPKKEGVEGQPLSPYALTKKINEEHGKLFTSLYGLDTMGLRYFNVYGPRQDPDSEYAAVIPRFVTRLLSGVSPIIYGTGLQSRDFTFVKDVVMANVAAMEAPSGVCGASYNIGRGDQINLLELLDNLKRLLSADIEPVFEPARQGDVMHSSADVALAKEKLGFQAECELPKGLEAGIEYYRKMSGI, encoded by the coding sequence ATGCCGTCGTCGATCCTCAAAAAATTTTTGGTCACTGGGGGGGCCGGCTTCATAGGAAGCCATCTCGTGGAAGGTCTCCTGGAAAAAGGGCATAATGTAAAAGTCCTGGACAATTTTGCAACGGGCAAGAAAGAAAACCTCAATCAGTTGGGCAATGGTAGGTATGTTCCCGGCCGTGATTTTGAAGTAATTGAAGGGGACATCAGGGATTTCCAGACCGTCTTGTCAGCAACAACCGGGGTCGATGGAGTTTTTCATCAAGCCGCTCTCGGGAGCGTTCCCAGATCGGTGGCTGATCCTCTGACAACACAGAACGTTAACGCCAATGGAACTCTAAATGTGTTCTGGGCTTCTCACAAAAATCACGTTTCGAGGGTGGTTTTCGCATCTTCTTCATCCGTGTACGGCTCTAGTGAGGCGCTTCCGAAAAAAGAAGGCGTTGAGGGGCAGCCATTGTCTCCATACGCTCTCACAAAAAAAATCAATGAGGAACACGGAAAACTGTTCACAAGTCTTTATGGCCTGGATACCATGGGGTTGCGTTATTTCAACGTGTATGGTCCCCGCCAGGACCCGGATTCGGAATACGCCGCTGTTATACCGAGATTTGTGACCCGTTTGTTGTCTGGAGTCTCCCCGATCATCTACGGAACTGGTCTTCAAAGTAGAGATTTTACTTTTGTAAAAGATGTGGTGATGGCAAATGTCGCCGCAATGGAAGCCCCATCCGGAGTGTGCGGCGCGTCGTATAATATTGGGCGGGGAGACCAGATAAATTTGCTGGAACTGCTCGATAACCTGAAACGTCTCCTGTCGGCTGACATAGAACCTGTATTTGAACCCGCTCGCCAGGGAGATGTCATGCACTCATCCGCTGACGTTGCTCTTGCAAAAGAGAAATTGGGGTTCCAGGCCGAATGTGAATTACCAAAAGGTTTGGAAGCGGGGATAGAGTATTACAGAAAAATGTCAGGTATATAA
- a CDS encoding ArsB/NhaD family transporter has translation MRRHSILCFTIICLIVSISGLSSAEKTDLAKDTLVIQGKILDSAGNALSEANVLPYLDGKPFLAAGHGVGAEKEYSTGKNGLFRIEIPLAEDKIKSGKWEVKVNRPSFKPSGLTTLKILDVGVSEDGVHRWSANATVQLKRMQGSAFWIALVVFLGVYALIAFEILHRTLAAFLGATLVLLITHTLGHFDEAYNILTWDQALHSVDWNVIFLLMGMMIIVGVLKGSGVFQWLAYKSFQVARGQIFLLSSVLCVVTAICSAFLDNVTTMLLLTPVTLEIALILKVSPFVFLMPEIIASNFGGTATLIGDPPNIMIGSYAGLTFNDFVINLAPVVIVVLLAQIIYNKLIYGQDYHRAKVEDAPKMIAFLKEKYKITDSKLLTLGGAVLLGVITLFVLHGMFHMEVSVAALFGAAIVVLLCKVDIVEMLEKEIEWPSLVFFIMLFIVVGAAEHTGILQVLADSIKDVCQGRLWVAIIVILWVSGIASAIVDNIPYTATMLPIIAFLNKSIPGAESGVLWWALALGACFGGNGTIIGASANVVTTGIAEKAGYKITFGQFVKEAAPITLVSLLFSSVYLLLMY, from the coding sequence ATGAGGCGTCATTCAATTCTTTGTTTTACCATAATATGCCTGATTGTATCTATTTCGGGGTTATCTTCAGCGGAAAAAACAGACTTAGCCAAAGATACGCTGGTGATCCAGGGCAAGATACTCGATTCAGCCGGAAACGCCCTTAGTGAGGCAAACGTCTTGCCGTATCTTGATGGCAAACCATTCCTCGCTGCAGGTCATGGGGTTGGAGCCGAAAAAGAATATTCAACCGGTAAGAATGGCCTGTTCCGTATCGAAATACCCTTAGCGGAAGACAAAATCAAATCCGGCAAATGGGAAGTGAAGGTCAATCGCCCCAGTTTCAAACCATCCGGACTTACAACTTTAAAAATCCTGGATGTGGGAGTGTCAGAGGACGGTGTTCACAGGTGGAGCGCCAACGCTACCGTTCAACTGAAGAGAATGCAGGGGTCTGCATTCTGGATAGCATTGGTTGTATTTCTCGGCGTCTATGCGCTCATAGCGTTCGAGATCCTCCATAGGACCCTCGCCGCCTTCCTTGGAGCGACCCTGGTTCTGTTGATCACTCATACTTTGGGTCACTTTGATGAGGCTTACAACATCCTGACATGGGACCAAGCATTACATTCTGTCGACTGGAACGTTATCTTTCTGTTGATGGGCATGATGATAATAGTTGGAGTATTGAAAGGTTCCGGTGTTTTTCAGTGGCTGGCCTATAAGTCCTTCCAAGTAGCTAGAGGTCAAATATTTCTCCTCTCTTCCGTGCTCTGTGTAGTAACAGCCATTTGTAGCGCTTTCCTGGACAATGTAACCACCATGCTGTTACTCACCCCTGTGACCTTGGAAATTGCTCTAATCTTGAAAGTCTCGCCTTTTGTATTTCTAATGCCCGAAATAATTGCCTCCAACTTTGGAGGAACAGCTACGCTGATCGGTGACCCGCCCAATATCATGATCGGTTCTTACGCAGGCCTTACATTCAACGATTTTGTCATAAATCTCGCTCCGGTCGTAATCGTTGTCCTGCTCGCCCAGATCATTTACAACAAACTCATTTATGGACAAGATTATCACCGGGCCAAGGTAGAAGACGCGCCGAAGATGATTGCTTTTCTGAAAGAGAAATACAAGATCACCGACAGCAAACTGCTAACCCTCGGTGGCGCAGTGCTCCTTGGGGTTATCACTCTGTTCGTCCTGCACGGCATGTTCCACATGGAAGTGTCTGTTGCGGCCCTTTTTGGAGCAGCTATTGTAGTTCTCCTTTGCAAGGTGGACATAGTTGAAATGCTTGAGAAGGAGATTGAATGGCCTTCGCTGGTCTTTTTTATTATGCTGTTCATAGTCGTAGGAGCTGCCGAACATACTGGAATTCTACAGGTCCTGGCCGACTCGATAAAGGATGTCTGCCAAGGTAGACTATGGGTAGCAATCATAGTCATATTATGGGTATCAGGCATAGCCTCGGCCATAGTTGATAATATCCCCTATACCGCAACCATGTTGCCGATCATAGCGTTCCTGAACAAGTCCATTCCGGGGGCTGAATCGGGTGTTCTGTGGTGGGCGCTTGCTCTGGGAGCGTGTTTTGGGGGTAATGGCACCATAATCGGAGCGTCGGCCAACGTTGTTACCACAGGCATAGCGGAAAAGGCCGGTTATAAAATAACATTCGGGCAATTCGTGAAAGAGGCGGCGCCGATAACCCTAGTGAGTCTTCTCTTCTCATCCGTATACTTGCTTTTAATGTACTGA
- the nifS gene encoding cysteine desulfurase NifS: MKTIYLDNNATTRVADEVFDTIRPFFTERYGNPSSMHFFGGSVGREIVAARESMAELLGASPQEIVFTSGGTESDSTSILSALSTMPERREIVTTKVEHPAVLNLCKHLARTKGYTVRWLSVDKLGMLDMEEVRRVITDNTAIVSVMWANNETGVIFPIEEISEIAAARGALTHTDGVQAVGKIPINLGKSNINFLSLSGHKLHAPKGIGALYIKRGTRFSPFMIGGHQEFSRRGGTENVPGIVGLGCAARLATKNFKEENTRVKNMRDRLQSGLLEKVSQSRVNGHIEARLPNTLNIGFEFVEGEAILMRMDEKGICASSGSACTSGSLEPSHVLRAMGVPFTAVHGSIRFSLSRYNTEDEIEYVIEETPKIISTLRAMSPFNVENMNTACIVQ, translated from the coding sequence ATGAAAACCATTTACCTGGATAACAATGCGACAACCCGTGTCGCTGATGAAGTCTTTGACACCATAAGACCCTTTTTTACGGAGCGTTATGGAAACCCATCGAGCATGCACTTTTTTGGGGGAAGTGTGGGCAGGGAAATTGTAGCGGCCAGGGAGAGCATGGCTGAACTTCTGGGCGCTTCTCCTCAGGAAATTGTGTTTACATCAGGAGGCACCGAATCGGATTCGACCTCGATCCTGAGCGCTCTCAGTACCATGCCTGAACGGCGGGAAATCGTTACCACAAAAGTTGAGCATCCAGCCGTCCTGAACCTGTGTAAGCACCTTGCCCGGACTAAAGGGTACACCGTCAGATGGCTCTCAGTGGACAAACTCGGCATGCTTGACATGGAAGAAGTCAGGAGAGTCATAACAGACAATACCGCCATTGTTTCGGTGATGTGGGCTAATAACGAAACAGGAGTCATATTTCCTATAGAGGAAATTTCTGAGATCGCGGCCGCAAGGGGCGCATTGACCCATACGGACGGTGTTCAGGCAGTTGGAAAGATCCCGATAAATCTTGGTAAATCAAATATAAATTTCCTTTCTTTGTCCGGGCACAAACTTCACGCTCCAAAAGGCATAGGCGCTTTGTACATAAAGAGGGGAACACGTTTTTCCCCATTTATGATCGGCGGACACCAGGAGTTCAGCAGACGAGGAGGGACGGAAAATGTTCCAGGGATAGTTGGTCTTGGTTGCGCTGCTCGTCTGGCGACAAAGAACTTTAAAGAAGAGAACACCCGCGTCAAAAACATGAGGGACCGCCTACAATCTGGACTACTGGAGAAGGTGTCTCAATCGAGGGTAAATGGTCACATCGAAGCTCGACTCCCAAATACTTTGAACATTGGTTTTGAATTTGTGGAGGGCGAAGCCATTCTCATGAGAATGGACGAGAAAGGTATTTGCGCTTCTTCGGGGTCGGCCTGTACTTCGGGTTCCCTTGAGCCGTCCCATGTGCTCCGGGCTATGGGTGTACCCTTTACAGCGGTTCACGGCTCTATAAGATTTTCTCTCTCCCGATACAACACGGAAGATGAAATCGAATACGTCATTGAAGAAACTCCCAAGATCATATCGACTCTCAGAGCCATGTCCCCATTTAATGTGGAGAACATGAACACCGCATGTATAGTTCAGTAA